One Pagrus major chromosome 15, Pma_NU_1.0 DNA window includes the following coding sequences:
- the LOC141009844 gene encoding E3 ubiquitin-protein ligase parkin-like: MIVFVRYNLGPGVAVELQQEASVAQLKEVVGSQQGVQPEHLRVLFAGRELSSSATLQGCDLPEQSTVHVVLPPSGSSSSQLLLLQERLARGGEQEQDSLTRLDLSSSRLLSTSSGLAVILEGADGGAEEAREEVHAASLQGVRTRSTFFVYCKSCRSVQPGKLRVCCRSCRQTTLTLSRGPSCWEDVLLRGRIHGVCQSDGCHGNEAEFYMKCASHPTSDDDLSVALDLIMTNSRDVPCIACTDTMDVVLVFQCSERHVICLDCFRRYCQTRLNERQFVYHPVIGYSLPCAAGCDESLIKELHHFRILGDDQYGRYLQYGAEECLLMTGGLMCPSPGCGAGLVPPDGSRRVECDRQLGCGFIFCRDCREDYHQGACPTELVPPTGGASESFVVDEEASLRGRWDRASLLLLQESTKRCPQCSVPVERNGGCMHMQCPLCKAEWCWLCGVTWNRECMGDHWFG; encoded by the exons ATGATCG tGTTTGTGCGGTATAACCTGGGGCCAGGTGTGGcggtggagctgcagcaggaggcgAGTGTGGCCCAGCTGAAGGAGGTGGTGGGGAGTCAGCAGGGAGTCCAACCCGAGCACCTCAGGGTGCTGTTCGCTGGCAGAGAGCTGAGCAGCTCCGCCACATTGCAG ggTTGTGACCTCCCGGAGCAGAGTACCGTCCATGTTGTTCTCCCTCCATCaggttcctcctcctcccagctgctcctcctgcaggaGCGCCTGGCTCGAGGAGGCGAGCAGGAGCAGGACAGTCTGACCAGGCTGGACCTAAGCTCCTCAcgcctcctctccacctcctctgggCTGGCAGTGATCCTGGAGGGGGCtgatggaggagcagaggaggcgAGAGAGGAGGTGCATGCTGCAAGTCTGCAAG gtgtgcgTACCCGCAGTACTTTCTTTGTGTACTGTAAGAGCTGCAGGTCGGTCCAACCTGGAAAACTGAGAGTTTGTTGCAGAAGCTGCAGACAGACGACACTGACACTCAGCAGG ggtCCGTCTTGTTGGGAAGATGTTCTCCTTCGAGGTCGTATCCATGGCGTGTGTCAATCAGACGGTTGTCATGGAAATGAGGCG gagttCTACATGAAGTGTGCGTCCCATCCGACCTCGGATGACGACCTCTCTGTGGCCCTCGACCTTATTATGACCAACAGCAGAGACGTCCCCTGCATCGCCTGCACCGACaccat ggaCGTGGTCCTGGTCTTCCAGTGTTCGGAGCGTCACGTCATCTGTCTCGACTGTTTCCGTCGTTACTGTCAGACTCGACTCAACGAGCGACAGTTTGTTTACCATCCTGTGATTGGCTACTCGCTGCCTTGTGCTG CCGGCTGTGACGAGTCTCTCATTAAAGAGCTGCATCACTTCAGGATTCTGGGAGACGATcag tatGGGCGGTACCTGCAGTACGGGGCTGAGGAGTGCCTGCTGATGACTGGAGGACTGATGTGTCCGTCACCTGGCTGTGGGGCGGGGCTTGTCCCACCTGATGGCAGCAGGAGGGTGGAGTGTGACCGACAGCTCGGCTGTGGCTTCATCTTCTGCAGAGACTGCAGGGAGGACTACCACCAGGGGGCGTGTCCCACTGAGCTGGTCCCGCCCACAGGTGGAGCCTCAGag agtTTCGTGGTGGATGAGGAGGCGTCTCTCAGAGGGAGGTGGGATCGagcctccctgctcctcctgcaggaGTCAACTAAACGCTGTCCTCAGTGTTCAGTTCCTGTCGAGAGAAACG GCGGCTGTATGCACATGCAGTGTCCTCTGTGTAAAGCAGAGTGGTGTTGGCTCTGTGGAGTCACCTGGAACAGAGAGTGTATGGGAGACCACTGGTTcggatga
- the LOC141009082 gene encoding uncharacterized protein, whose translation MKRRTQAGLTGLQNPGLELETRSEMIQVSGGPQVSGGPQGSRSSVSAAVKAAARWASYSCGRWKKRRGKLKGVQLATRYRGLAEDDDEQKDETDTTNKNQQLNKKLLNHFRQLATSNQDTDQHRPGNTGRVTQARCVCVFVQVDLQFVDDVISDGADPNSSDRYGQTILHEISRAWSVDVMRFFLDRGSDLLRPDQFGVTVLHVASALDYQDMVQFLLDRKADPEARTLLDQQTPLHYAAKNDAVGSIRLLLQAGAAINCTDYKQRTPLQLAANLERSEAARVLLELGAEAGLKDSDGQLCMTALIGRMSSVARLALSQFHVTDRLTRQQYYYLNLLEPEQHSPETQLQEAVISEPTSPLEVVVQEGKLDLIMNPVFLKLIQVKWKLYGRLGASLLLILNFLFNVAWTTVAVSVSVHRDSPDRYVLPQDWWRVLLMVLALLLALEEVLREVQDILRSRKRLRLRQQWAERRLHDDLRCSHPMWPQEKVFLVDQNRQIHRMRGRYSQDMWHVFDWLVYSLLTASFSVHMADVFRPSVLLHTVSLRLFSITVIFLWLRLMKHVRAFRLMGPFIVMLGNIVGDVMCFLFLYAEIFIPYACSFWIIFGGSSSVPSMQSVSGLLYSLYRITLVDEYEYAAMVTVDDVMAPLLCGTFLAASSILCVNLLIALLTDTFQRVHDNSQANAMMQQAAVILQVEESMPLLRRFYDNQYISNHCAPLADAYDDDITTNPRYHDEMGRITAEIKETLDQFLDLQKDVQTVGASGIQTDQEQNLQDQELQDQNLWNQDLQDQNLQNQELQDQNLWNQDLQDQNLQNQELQDQNLQKQELQAIRAELKELRTLVQQLVQIRTDSGGQI comes from the exons ATGAAGAGAAGAACCCAGGCTGGACTGACAGGTTTGCAGAATCCTGGACTGGAGCTGGAGACAAGGAGCGAGATGATCCAG GTCTCGGGGGGCCCTCAGGTCTCGGGGGGCCCTCAGGGGTCCAGGTCCTCGGTGTCTGCAGCAGTGAAGGCTGCAGCTCGCTGGGCTTCGTACTCGTGCGGCCGctggaagaagagaagagggaaaCTGAAAG GTGTTCAGCTGGCGACCAGGTACAGAGGTCTGGCTGAGGATGATGACGAGCAGAAGGACGAAACTGACACGACAAATAAAAACCAGCAGctcaataaaaaactgctgaatcACTTCAGACAGCTGGCCACCAGCAACCAGGACACCGACCAG CACAGACCAGGTAACACAGGCCGGGTAACACAGgccaggtgtgtttgtgtgtttgtacaggtGGACCTTCAGTTTGTGGATGACGTGATCTCAGATGGAGCCGATCCAAACAGCTCGGACAGATATGGACAGACCATCCTGCACGAG ATCTCCCGGGCCTGGAGCGTGGATGTGATGCGGTTCTTCTTGGACCGGGGCTCAGACCTCCTCAGGCCAGATCAGTTTGGAGTCACGGTGCTTCACGTGGCCTCGGCGCTGGACTACCAGGACATGGTCCAGTTCCTGCTGGACCGTAAAG CTGATCCTGAGGCTCGGACTCTTCTGGACCAGCAGACTCCTCTTCACTACGCTGCCAAGAACGATGCTGTCGGCTCCATcagactgctgctgcaggcCGGAGCCGCCATCAACTGCACCGACTACAAACAGAGAACTCCACTGCAGCTCGCCGCCAACCTGG agcgCAGTGAAGCAGCTCGGGTGCTGTTGGAGCTCGGGGCGGAGGCAGGGTTAAAGGACTCTGATGGACAGCTCTGTATgactgctctgattggtcggatGAGTTCAGTG GCCCGGCTGGCGCTCAGTCAGTTCCACGTGACTGACAGATTGACCAGACAGCAGTACTACTACCTGAACCTGCTGGAACCAGAACAACACTCACCTGAGACCCAGCTGCAAG AAGCCGTCATCAGTGAGCCGACGTCTCCG ctggaggtggtggtgcAGGAGGGGAAGCTGGACCTCATCATGAACCCGGTCTTTCTCAAGCTGATCCAAGTCAAATGGAAACTCTACGGCAG gtTGGGGGCATCGCTTCTCCTCATCCTAAACTTCCTGTTCAATGTTGCCTGGACGACCGTCGCTGTCTCTGTGTCCGTCCATCGAGACTCACCAGACCGCTACGTCCTCCCCCAG GACTGGTGGCGTGTCCTCCTCATGGTCCTGGCGCTCCTGTTGGCTCTGGAGGAGGTGCTGAGGGAGGTGCAAGACATCCTGCGCTCGAGGAAGAGGCTCCGCCTTCGGCAACAGTGGGCTGAGCGTCGTCTCCATGACGACCTGCGCTGCTCACATCCCATGTGGCCTCAG gagaagGTTTTTCTTGTGGATCAGAACAGACAGATTCACAGGATGAGAGGACGCTACAGCCAAGACATGTg gcACGTCTTTGATTGGCTGGTGTACTCTCTGCTGACGGCGTCATTCAGCGTCCACATGGCCGACGTGTTTCGTCCGTCCGTCCTTCTTCACACCGTCAGTCTGCGTCTGTTCTCCATCACCGTCATCTTCCTGTGGCTGCGACTGATGAAGCACGTCAGAGCCttcag gTTGATGGGTCCGTTCATCGTCATGTTGGGGAACATCGTCGGGGACGTGATGTGTTTCCTGTTCCTGTACGCTGAGATCTTTATTCCCTATGCCTGCAGCTTCTGGATCATATTTGgag GCTCATCGTCAGTTCCCAGCATGCAGTCTGTCTCTGGTCTGCTGTACAGCCTGTACCGCATCACGCTGGTGGACGAGTACGAGTACGCTGCCATGGTGACGGTGGACGATGTCATGGCTCCTCTACTGTGTGGGACGTTTCTGGCTGCGTCCTCCATCCTGTGTGTCAACCTGCTGATCGCCCTGCTCACCGACACCTtccagag ggtgcACGATAACTCGCAGGCAAATGCCATGATGCAGCAGGCCGCTGTCATCCTGCAGGTGGAGGAATCCATGCCCCTCCTCCGCCGTTTCTATGACAACCAGTACATCTCCAATCACTGCGCGCCTCTGGCCGACGCCTACGACGATGACATTACAACCAACCCCCGTTACCATGACGAGATGGGCCGCATCACTGCGGAGATCAAa GAGACTCTGGATCAGTTCCTGGACCTGCAGAAAGACGTGCAGACAGTCGGAGCTTCTGG aATCCAGACAGACCAGGAACAGAACCTGCAGGACCAAGAGCTTCAGGACCAGAACCTGTGGAACCAAGACCTTCAGGACCAGAACCTGCAGAACCAAGAGCTTCAGGACCAGAACCTGTGGAACCAAGACCTTCAGGACCAGAACCTGCAGAACCAAGAGCTTCAGGACCAGAACCTGCAGAAGCAGGAGCTCCAGGCTATCCGAGCAGAGCTGAAGGAGCTCCGGACTCTGGTCCAGCAGCTGGTTCAGATCAGGACTGACTCAGGTGGACAGATTTGA